The proteins below come from a single Roseiflexus sp. RS-1 genomic window:
- a CDS encoding bifunctional 5,10-methylenetetrahydrofolate dehydrogenase/5,10-methenyltetrahydrofolate cyclohydrolase: MTAIILDGRALAKTLREELRADTQAFIQNNGIAPSLAVVKIAGDPASDRYTRTIRKGCEEIGITFTDHTLPPETTQAMLEETISALSFDRTIHGILLHLPLPPGLDSARAIAQIDPAKDVDGVHPYNAGLLAMGRPGLIPNTPAGGMELLLRNNIPLKGQHATVVGRSVVVGKPMALLLLNEHATVTIAHSRTKDLAAVVRSADIVVAATGKPGLITGDMVKPGAVVVDFGVNVLEDGRVVGDVDFDSVVNVASAITPVPGGTGPVTNVMLLRNVLRAAQQQLASRHH, translated from the coding sequence ATGACTGCCATCATACTTGACGGGCGGGCGCTTGCAAAAACACTCCGCGAGGAACTGCGCGCCGATACGCAGGCATTCATTCAGAACAACGGCATCGCTCCTTCGCTTGCCGTCGTCAAAATTGCAGGCGATCCCGCCTCTGATCGCTACACACGCACCATCCGCAAAGGATGTGAGGAGATCGGCATAACCTTCACCGACCACACCCTGCCACCGGAAACGACCCAGGCGATGCTCGAAGAAACGATCAGCGCGCTGAGTTTCGACCGGACGATCCACGGCATTCTGCTCCACCTGCCACTGCCGCCGGGATTGGATTCCGCCCGCGCTATTGCGCAGATCGACCCGGCTAAGGATGTCGATGGCGTGCATCCGTACAACGCAGGACTCCTCGCCATGGGGCGACCGGGACTGATCCCCAACACTCCGGCTGGCGGTATGGAACTGCTGCTGCGCAATAACATTCCCCTCAAAGGGCAGCACGCAACGGTTGTCGGGCGCAGCGTCGTTGTGGGGAAACCCATGGCGCTGCTGCTGCTGAACGAGCATGCCACCGTCACCATTGCCCATTCGCGCACAAAAGACCTGGCAGCAGTCGTGCGCAGCGCCGACATTGTTGTTGCTGCCACCGGCAAACCCGGCCTGATCACCGGCGATATGGTCAAACCCGGCGCTGTCGTCGTCGATTTTGGCGTCAATGTGCTCGAAGACGGGCGTGTGGTTGGCGACGTAGATTTTGACAGTGTCGTCAACGTTGCTTCTGCGATTACCCCGGTTCCCGGCGGTACAGGACCGGTGACCAATGTCATGCTGTTGCGCAATGTTCTGCGCGCAGCGCAACAGCAGCTGGCGTCCCGCCATCATTGA
- a CDS encoding bifunctional UDP-N-acetylglucosamine diphosphorylase/glucosamine-1-phosphate N-acetyltransferase GlmU — MVPFFTTVRLGVVVLAAGEGTRMRSALPKVLHSLCGRPLLGHILAAVDMLQPAISAIVLAPDTLDTVRARFGDRYCYVVQADRLGTGHATLQARPILRHQCDDVLVLVGDAPLIRSATLQRLVALRREHGALVAFLSFIAEPPTGYGRVVRNAEGDVTAIVEERDATDAQRAITEVNSGILCFDAEWMWPALDRVQRSPVKGEYYLTDLIALAIADGGVGAVQALVATDPTEAFGVNDRVQLAQAERILRARLLDTLMRSGVTVVDPEATYVDVDVVVGQDTMLLPGTMLRGATRVGTGCIIGPHTSLIDTIVADGAHVRYTFAERVVIPAQAIVGPFAHLRGVQDGADTFYQA, encoded by the coding sequence GTGGTCCCCTTCTTCACGACAGTGCGATTGGGAGTTGTTGTTCTTGCCGCCGGTGAAGGCACCCGTATGCGGTCGGCGCTGCCCAAAGTGCTGCACTCGCTCTGCGGTCGGCCACTGCTCGGACACATCCTGGCAGCGGTCGATATGCTGCAACCGGCAATCAGCGCAATCGTGCTCGCCCCGGATACGCTCGATACGGTGCGCGCTCGCTTTGGTGACCGGTATTGCTACGTCGTACAGGCTGACCGGCTTGGAACAGGGCACGCAACACTCCAGGCGCGCCCAATCCTGCGCCATCAGTGTGATGATGTGCTGGTGCTGGTTGGCGATGCGCCGCTGATCCGTAGCGCCACCCTGCAACGCCTCGTGGCGCTGCGCCGTGAACACGGCGCCCTGGTCGCCTTCCTGAGTTTTATCGCAGAACCGCCAACCGGGTATGGTCGGGTGGTGCGGAATGCGGAAGGTGATGTGACCGCCATTGTTGAAGAACGCGACGCCACCGACGCTCAACGCGCCATCACCGAAGTCAACAGCGGAATCCTCTGCTTCGACGCCGAATGGATGTGGCCCGCGCTCGACCGTGTGCAGCGCAGCCCGGTGAAAGGCGAGTATTACCTGACTGACCTGATCGCACTGGCAATTGCTGATGGCGGCGTTGGCGCGGTGCAGGCGCTCGTCGCAACCGACCCGACCGAAGCGTTCGGCGTGAATGACCGCGTGCAACTGGCGCAGGCGGAACGTATTCTACGCGCACGACTGCTCGACACGCTGATGCGCAGCGGCGTGACCGTCGTCGATCCTGAGGCAACGTATGTGGATGTTGATGTGGTTGTTGGGCAGGATACGATGCTGCTGCCGGGAACAATGCTGCGCGGGGCGACCCGGGTAGGAACTGGCTGCATCATCGGTCCCCATACATCGCTGATCGATACGATCGTTGCTGATGGCGCACATGTGCGCTACACATTTGCTGAAAGAGTTGTGATACCGGCACAGGCTATCGTCGGTCCATTTGCCCATCTACGTGGTGTGCAGGATGGCGCCGACACATTCTACCAGGCATAA
- a CDS encoding ribose-phosphate diphosphokinase gives MEGRLQIFSGNANRPLAQEIASYLNINLGRATVGTFKNGETRVKVEENVRGSDVFVVQPTCTPVNHNLMELLLLIDALRRASAARVTAVIPYYGYAKQEKKTTGREPISAKLVANLIRTAGADRVLTMDLHAPAIEGFFDIPVDHLQAGPILAEHIRSMNLPRLVVVSPDAGGVGRANSFRERIGAGLAIIAKQRPQPDVAEMLDMVGDVEGKTAVIVDDMISTGGTLAEAARALRERGANAVYACATHGIFAGDATEIIARSTLVETIVTNTIPLPEGCREARIRAISVAPLFAEAIMRIHKDLSLSALFS, from the coding sequence ATGGAAGGGCGTCTTCAGATCTTTAGCGGCAATGCGAACCGGCCCCTGGCGCAGGAGATTGCATCATACCTGAACATCAACCTCGGTCGCGCTACGGTCGGCACATTCAAAAACGGCGAAACGCGCGTCAAGGTCGAGGAGAATGTGCGCGGCTCCGATGTGTTCGTCGTCCAGCCAACCTGCACTCCGGTCAACCACAATCTGATGGAGCTGTTGCTCCTGATCGATGCATTGCGACGCGCGTCAGCAGCGCGGGTAACGGCGGTCATTCCCTACTACGGGTATGCCAAGCAGGAAAAGAAAACCACAGGGCGTGAGCCGATCTCGGCAAAACTGGTCGCCAACCTGATCCGCACCGCTGGCGCCGATCGAGTGCTGACGATGGATCTGCACGCGCCAGCGATCGAGGGGTTTTTCGATATTCCGGTCGATCATCTGCAGGCCGGTCCCATTCTCGCTGAGCATATTCGGAGCATGAACCTGCCGCGCCTGGTGGTGGTCTCTCCCGACGCTGGCGGCGTGGGGCGCGCCAACAGTTTTCGTGAGCGGATCGGCGCCGGGCTGGCGATCATTGCCAAGCAACGCCCGCAACCCGACGTGGCTGAGATGCTTGATATGGTCGGCGATGTGGAAGGAAAGACGGCGGTGATCGTCGATGACATGATCTCAACCGGGGGAACGCTGGCAGAAGCGGCGCGCGCTTTGCGTGAACGTGGTGCGAATGCGGTGTACGCCTGCGCTACCCACGGCATCTTTGCCGGCGATGCGACTGAGATTATTGCCCGATCAACGCTGGTTGAAACGATCGTCACAAACACCATTCCACTCCCCGAAGGATGTCGTGAAGCGCGCATTCGCGCGATCAGCGTTGCGCCCCTGTTTGCCGAAGCCATCATGCGCATCCATAAGGATCTGTCGTTGAGCGCGCTGTTCTCGTGA
- a CDS encoding hemolysin family protein: MDVETGLVLAGIIVSLLLLAFTSAVDAAMTAIGRHRLGLLHESDRRRAQLIDRLLTEPYRFKATILLLNSAATIAATALLLRLCAGQPLQWQIAALGGLLFLILIFAEALPKALAISNPTHAAQALAGPMALSARVLAPLIWVVELLTRPFIRVASGQAAPQMPLVTEEELRLLVNVGEEEGLIEPDEREMIEGIFSFGDTTVREVMIPRVDIVALEETASIDEALNVIIAKGHSRIPVYRETIDHIVGILYAKDLLLWLRSGQREASIGSLLRTAHFVPDTMKVDALLKDLQARKVHLAIVVDEYGGTAGLVTIEDVIEEIVGEIQDEYDVDEQPITELGAGDLEVDARVPIDDINDLTGLRLTSEESDRIGGIVFERLGRVPKVGDTVHLDGDVTITVLSMDGLRLRRLRLQYRLPQENEVHAVRDNEDQEHAHPDT; this comes from the coding sequence TTGGACGTTGAAACTGGCCTGGTTCTGGCAGGTATTATCGTCAGTCTCCTGCTCCTGGCATTCACGTCAGCGGTCGATGCTGCAATGACCGCGATTGGACGCCATCGTCTCGGGCTGCTTCACGAGAGCGACAGGCGGCGTGCGCAACTGATCGACCGCCTGCTTACCGAACCGTACCGCTTCAAAGCGACCATTCTGCTTCTCAACAGCGCTGCAACCATTGCTGCAACTGCGCTGCTGTTGCGCTTATGCGCCGGTCAACCGCTTCAGTGGCAGATCGCTGCGCTTGGCGGGTTGTTGTTCCTTATTCTGATCTTCGCCGAAGCATTGCCCAAGGCGCTGGCGATCAGCAATCCCACCCATGCTGCGCAGGCGCTTGCCGGTCCGATGGCGCTCAGCGCCCGCGTGCTGGCGCCGTTGATCTGGGTGGTCGAACTGCTGACCCGCCCGTTCATCCGCGTCGCCAGCGGTCAGGCGGCGCCACAGATGCCGCTGGTGACCGAAGAAGAACTGCGTCTGCTGGTGAATGTCGGCGAAGAAGAGGGGTTGATCGAACCGGATGAGCGGGAAATGATCGAGGGCATCTTTTCCTTCGGCGATACAACCGTGCGCGAAGTGATGATCCCGCGGGTCGATATTGTCGCGCTCGAGGAAACGGCGTCCATCGATGAGGCGCTGAATGTGATCATCGCCAAAGGACATTCGCGTATTCCGGTGTACCGCGAGACCATCGATCATATTGTGGGGATTCTGTACGCCAAAGATCTGCTGCTCTGGTTGCGCTCCGGGCAGCGAGAGGCGTCAATAGGATCACTGCTGCGAACCGCGCATTTCGTCCCCGATACGATGAAAGTCGATGCCCTGCTCAAGGATTTGCAAGCGCGCAAAGTGCACCTGGCGATCGTCGTCGATGAGTATGGCGGCACCGCCGGGCTGGTTACCATCGAAGATGTGATCGAAGAGATCGTCGGGGAAATTCAGGATGAGTACGACGTCGATGAGCAACCGATCACAGAACTTGGCGCTGGCGATCTGGAGGTGGATGCACGCGTTCCGATTGATGACATTAATGACCTGACCGGTCTGCGCCTGACGTCGGAAGAGTCGGATCGGATCGGCGGGATCGTGTTCGAGCGCCTGGGTCGCGTGCCGAAGGTTGGCGACACGGTGCATCTGGATGGCGATGTGACCATCACGGTGCTTTCGATGGATGGGTTACGCCTGCGGCGACTGCGCCTGCAGTACCGTTTACCGCAGGAAAACGAAGTTCACGCTGTGCGCGACAATGAGGATCAGGAACATGCACACCCTGACACCTGA
- the cdd gene encoding cytidine deaminase, with translation MHTLTPDLADLLAVAAAARQRAYCPYSRFAVGAAALTASGVTFPGCNIENAAYPSTICAERVALFNAYAAGEREIVALAVIADTPGPVSPCGGCRQVIFELAPRAIVVMANLRGAWRVALIGELLPDGFSSASFDE, from the coding sequence ATGCACACCCTGACACCTGATCTTGCCGATCTCCTCGCTGTCGCTGCCGCTGCGCGCCAACGGGCGTACTGCCCATATTCACGGTTCGCCGTTGGCGCTGCGGCGCTGACGGCGTCGGGAGTGACGTTTCCCGGATGCAACATCGAAAACGCTGCGTACCCATCGACGATCTGCGCCGAACGGGTGGCGTTGTTCAACGCCTACGCTGCTGGCGAACGCGAGATTGTCGCGCTGGCAGTGATCGCCGACACGCCTGGACCGGTGAGTCCCTGTGGCGGGTGCCGTCAGGTCATCTTCGAACTTGCGCCGCGCGCCATTGTGGTCATGGCAAACCTGCGCGGCGCGTGGCGCGTGGCATTGATCGGCGAGTTGCTGCCTGATGGATTCTCCTCTGCCAGTTTCGACGAGTAA
- a CDS encoding mannose-1-phosphate guanyltransferase has translation MKAVVMAGGEGSRLRPLTINRPKPMVPIVDRHVLAHIIELLKRHGITEIVMTVQYLANVIQDHFGDGSAYGVHIEYSLEEQPLGTAGSVKNAERLLREPFLVISGDALTDFDLSKIIEFHRSNGATATITLTRVPNPLDYGVVVVDERGYVRQFLEKPSWGEVFSDTVNTGVYVVTPEIFRYIEKGAFTDWSKDVFPRMLRSGNIPIGYVAEGYWTDIGTIEEYMRASRDYMQGRVNLPRVGERIFDEVWVEGDVEIAPDAQFHGPVFLGHGVKIKGGVIIHGPSAIRDYTIIDTRATIDRSIIWRNSYIGERAELRGAIVMRQCNIKSRAVLFEGSVVGDQTIINAGAVIGANVKIWPSKEVEEGATISSSIIWGSQGRRVLFGRSGISGLVNIDLTPEFGARLGAAFGATLPRGAVVTTSRDTHYTPRMIKRGLVAGLPSAGVHVAELHDVPLPVARVITKAINAAGGVHVRLSPLDNRVVDIKFFDADGLDIDTATERKIEGIFFREDYRRVYLDEIGRINEVEHINQIYTDMFLGALRPDALASIARNFQLVIDYANANTSNFLPAILRRLHIEAVELNANLDAQLLFQTPQQFEAGMERLARITPVLEASLGARLDAGGEKLFLVDDTGRRLPGMQALAAVTALAMAVNGGGAVAVPVTAPRAFEVIAARYGGQIVRTRATLGALMRTAAAHRDMLLLGDGAGNLIFPSFYPIADGMFAIVKIVELLALQQVRLSEIVRDLPHYFMSQARVPCRWEFKGKVMRILNQQYQDRKLDQVDGVKIDLGDEWVLILPDPDGPFFHVIAEGSSDEQARVLAEKYAGLVTGLQ, from the coding sequence ATGAAGGCTGTGGTCATGGCTGGCGGTGAGGGATCGCGTTTGCGCCCGCTCACAATCAACCGCCCGAAACCCATGGTGCCCATTGTTGATCGCCATGTTCTGGCACATATCATCGAGTTGTTGAAACGGCACGGCATCACTGAAATTGTGATGACCGTTCAATATCTGGCAAATGTTATTCAGGATCATTTTGGCGATGGATCGGCATATGGCGTACATATCGAGTATTCGCTCGAAGAACAGCCGCTTGGCACAGCTGGCAGCGTCAAGAATGCCGAACGTCTTCTCCGCGAGCCTTTTCTGGTCATATCCGGCGATGCGCTGACCGATTTCGATCTGAGTAAAATCATCGAATTTCATCGCAGCAATGGCGCTACTGCGACCATTACCCTGACCCGCGTGCCCAATCCGCTCGATTATGGCGTCGTGGTGGTGGATGAACGCGGGTATGTGCGTCAGTTTCTCGAAAAGCCGAGTTGGGGCGAGGTTTTTTCTGATACGGTCAATACCGGCGTCTATGTCGTCACTCCGGAGATTTTCCGCTATATCGAAAAAGGTGCATTCACCGACTGGTCGAAGGATGTCTTTCCCAGGATGTTGCGCAGCGGCAATATTCCGATCGGCTATGTCGCCGAGGGATACTGGACGGACATCGGCACCATTGAAGAATACATGCGCGCCAGCCGCGACTATATGCAGGGCAGGGTCAATCTGCCGCGCGTCGGCGAACGCATCTTCGATGAGGTATGGGTTGAGGGGGATGTGGAGATCGCGCCCGACGCACAGTTCCACGGCCCGGTGTTCCTGGGGCATGGCGTCAAGATCAAGGGCGGCGTCATCATCCACGGTCCTTCGGCTATTCGTGACTATACCATTATCGACACACGCGCAACGATTGATCGGTCGATCATCTGGCGCAACTCGTACATCGGCGAACGCGCTGAACTGCGCGGCGCCATCGTGATGCGGCAGTGCAATATCAAAAGCCGCGCCGTACTGTTTGAGGGGTCGGTGGTTGGCGACCAGACGATTATCAATGCTGGTGCGGTTATCGGTGCAAACGTCAAAATCTGGCCCAGCAAAGAAGTTGAGGAAGGCGCAACAATCAGTTCCAGCATCATCTGGGGGTCGCAGGGACGTCGCGTACTGTTCGGTCGGTCAGGAATATCGGGGCTGGTCAATATCGACCTGACGCCGGAGTTCGGCGCGCGGCTCGGCGCCGCCTTCGGCGCTACGCTGCCACGTGGCGCCGTGGTGACGACCAGTCGCGATACGCACTACACGCCGCGCATGATTAAGCGTGGATTGGTCGCTGGACTGCCGTCCGCCGGGGTACACGTCGCCGAATTGCACGATGTGCCGCTGCCGGTCGCACGTGTCATCACGAAGGCGATCAATGCTGCTGGCGGCGTTCACGTTCGCCTGTCGCCACTCGATAATCGCGTCGTAGATATCAAGTTTTTCGATGCCGATGGTCTTGATATTGATACCGCCACCGAGCGCAAGATCGAAGGGATCTTTTTCCGTGAAGATTACCGGCGGGTCTATCTCGACGAAATTGGGCGCATCAACGAGGTTGAGCATATCAATCAGATCTACACCGACATGTTCCTTGGCGCGTTGCGTCCTGATGCGCTTGCCAGCATTGCGCGCAATTTTCAACTGGTGATCGATTACGCCAACGCGAACACGTCAAACTTCCTGCCAGCGATTCTCCGTCGCCTGCACATCGAAGCGGTCGAACTGAATGCCAACCTCGATGCGCAACTGCTCTTCCAGACGCCGCAACAGTTCGAGGCGGGCATGGAACGGCTGGCGCGCATCACGCCGGTGCTCGAAGCGTCACTGGGCGCCCGGCTCGATGCAGGCGGCGAGAAACTCTTCCTGGTAGACGACACCGGACGACGCCTGCCAGGGATGCAGGCGCTGGCGGCGGTTACCGCGCTGGCAATGGCGGTCAACGGCGGCGGCGCTGTTGCAGTGCCGGTGACGGCGCCACGCGCATTTGAAGTCATAGCAGCCCGCTACGGCGGTCAGATCGTGCGCACCCGCGCCACGCTTGGCGCGCTGATGAGAACGGCAGCCGCTCATCGCGACATGTTATTGCTCGGCGATGGCGCCGGCAACCTGATCTTCCCCTCGTTCTACCCCATTGCCGACGGTATGTTCGCCATCGTCAAGATCGTAGAGTTGCTGGCGCTGCAACAGGTGCGTCTGTCGGAGATCGTGCGCGATCTGCCGCACTATTTCATGAGCCAGGCGCGCGTTCCCTGCCGCTGGGAGTTCAAGGGCAAGGTCATGCGCATTTTGAACCAGCAGTATCAGGATCGCAAACTCGATCAGGTTGATGGCGTAAAAATCGATCTTGGCGATGAGTGGGTCTTGATCCTGCCCGATCCCGATGGTCCCTTCTTTCACGTCATTGCCGAAGGCAGCAGCGATGAACAGGCGCGGGTGCTGGCGGAGAAGTATGCCGGGTTGGTGACCGGCTTACAGTAA
- a CDS encoding phasin family protein: protein MTEEVEVKVTEVEESAPGANKWIIDGMRRLLLASFGAVAMTFDEVEAFVKKLVERGELAQKDAEKLLHEMQQRLTANRPQVEKVSDRVEQGMEEFLNRLNIPSKRDIDELSEKIAQLAARVEELRKSQG, encoded by the coding sequence ATGACCGAGGAAGTCGAAGTCAAAGTCACCGAAGTCGAGGAGAGCGCCCCTGGCGCCAACAAGTGGATCATCGATGGCATGCGTCGGTTGTTGCTCGCCAGCTTTGGCGCCGTCGCTATGACCTTTGATGAAGTCGAAGCATTCGTCAAGAAACTTGTGGAGCGCGGCGAACTCGCACAGAAAGACGCCGAGAAGTTGCTGCACGAAATGCAGCAGCGTCTGACCGCCAATCGCCCGCAGGTGGAGAAGGTGAGCGACCGGGTCGAGCAGGGGATGGAGGAGTTTCTCAACCGGTTGAACATTCCGTCCAAGCGCGATATCGATGAACTGAGCGAGAAGATCGCGCAACTGGCCGCGCGCGTTGAGGAACTGCGGAAGAGCCAGGGATAA
- a CDS encoding DMT family transporter, whose protein sequence is MQPQPHTGYTLSALAAVVWASTAPGLAYLMTQYATPGLTLALWRDLLIALVCGGGLLAFRPSLLHIGRRAVGHLALTGMVSIGIYHALWLWSVTLNGAAIAVVLIYTYPAFVTLGAWALFREPIKKVHLAALALALAGCALVVRAYDPAILRISWLGAMVGLLTALTHTVYVLVGQRNAPSISPWATLAYTMTFGSLTLLALALAADQLAPMTRSYIWAIETPAAWAILAIIAIGPTLGGYALFTLSLRHIPGKVAGLISVIEAPVATLIAVTLLGERLEALQIAGMGMILVAVVLPRLVAQIEGAPQ, encoded by the coding sequence ATGCAACCCCAACCCCACACCGGTTATACGCTCAGTGCGCTCGCAGCGGTCGTCTGGGCATCGACAGCGCCTGGTCTGGCGTACCTCATGACACAGTATGCAACTCCTGGTTTGACGCTGGCGCTCTGGCGCGATCTGCTGATCGCGCTGGTTTGCGGCGGCGGGCTTCTGGCATTCCGTCCTTCGCTCTTGCATATCGGCAGGCGCGCCGTCGGACATCTTGCGTTGACCGGGATGGTCTCCATCGGCATCTACCACGCTCTCTGGCTCTGGTCGGTGACTCTGAACGGTGCGGCGATTGCCGTTGTGTTGATCTACACCTATCCCGCATTTGTCACGCTTGGCGCGTGGGCGCTGTTTCGCGAACCGATCAAGAAGGTGCATCTGGCAGCGCTGGCGCTGGCGCTGGCAGGGTGCGCGCTCGTTGTCCGCGCGTATGATCCTGCGATCCTGCGGATCAGCTGGCTGGGCGCGATGGTCGGCTTGCTGACTGCGCTGACCCATACCGTCTATGTGCTGGTTGGTCAGCGCAATGCACCGTCCATCAGTCCGTGGGCGACACTGGCATATACGATGACCTTCGGCTCGCTCACGCTCCTGGCGCTGGCGCTGGCAGCCGATCAACTCGCTCCAATGACGCGATCGTATATCTGGGCAATCGAGACCCCGGCAGCCTGGGCGATCCTGGCAATCATTGCTATCGGTCCAACCCTTGGCGGGTATGCGCTGTTCACCCTTTCGTTGCGTCACATTCCAGGGAAGGTCGCCGGACTGATCTCAGTGATCGAAGCGCCGGTTGCGACACTCATCGCCGTCACATTGCTCGGCGAGCGCCTCGAAGCTCTGCAAATCGCAGGGATGGGCATGATCCTGGTTGCCGTTGTTCTGCCGCGACTGGTGGCGCAGATTGAAGGCGCGCCACAATAA
- a CDS encoding diguanylate cyclase, whose translation MTQAGHSETRQSADALLQARAVNSAAHIRVVADTGDGVEHKSVAQTLKRERQLNLLTQLLHSAHDIESIMPELMRLVVDLVEADAGALPLITPDGEKLEFRYTFGVPEALQGLHLPRSSSLAWKIIDERLPALVNGYHRSERALRELVEHDVRAVVGVPVVADGRPIGVLAVYRIGRDEPFTVHDLNILTVIGRQIGLTIERLRHYQAAIQEAERRAALFNASQQIGAILDLPHLYRAIHQAVASLIPCDSFALSLVDPGSERLNTVYSSSDQPDQDNHTLDDAVAQAIAGGQSLCITGGGRDTRLLIVMRRGDRILGVMSVHVRATCVYSASDLEMLDQVATTAAIAIENARLFEDARREADVRTRLYEASQRLGTLFDLNQIYDEIYRATISLVPCDGFLIALKMGEQGPAGVIYCVGRAYSKACADLANRAITNRESLRCDHDECGSSVLVAVMRRGGRVIGAILVRASRPYAYTDADCSALELLGATAAIAINNAHLFAEARRHATIDELTGVWNRRTFFENVRREFQRSQRTLHPLAILMIDVDHFKSVNDTYGHAAGDQVLRGVAERCRNQLRVIDIIGRYGGEEFAVALPETDIHAAGQIAERLRIAVERAPFVTDYGSISLTISVGAAVYHPDDHVTLDAVIDRADRALYIAKRSGRNSVRVWSYPATTVTDG comes from the coding sequence ATGACCCAGGCAGGTCACAGCGAAACACGGCAATCCGCCGATGCTTTGCTTCAGGCGCGTGCTGTGAACAGCGCAGCCCATATCCGGGTTGTTGCCGATACTGGCGATGGCGTCGAGCACAAATCGGTTGCGCAGACGCTCAAACGCGAACGACAGCTCAATCTCCTGACGCAACTGTTGCACAGTGCACACGACATTGAGAGCATCATGCCTGAATTGATGCGTCTGGTTGTTGACCTGGTCGAAGCAGACGCTGGCGCACTCCCGCTGATCACACCGGACGGTGAGAAACTGGAGTTTCGCTACACCTTCGGGGTGCCAGAGGCATTGCAGGGGCTGCATCTCCCCCGCAGTTCTTCGCTTGCCTGGAAGATCATTGACGAACGTTTGCCAGCGCTGGTGAACGGCTATCATCGCAGCGAGCGCGCGCTGCGCGAACTTGTTGAGCACGATGTACGCGCCGTCGTTGGTGTGCCGGTCGTTGCCGATGGGCGACCGATCGGCGTCCTCGCGGTCTATCGTATCGGACGCGATGAACCATTTACGGTTCACGACCTGAACATTCTGACGGTTATTGGCAGGCAAATAGGACTGACCATTGAGCGCCTCCGGCACTATCAGGCAGCCATTCAGGAAGCGGAGCGCCGGGCGGCGCTGTTCAACGCCAGTCAACAGATCGGCGCGATCCTCGATCTGCCGCACCTCTACCGGGCTATTCATCAGGCGGTAGCATCGCTCATTCCCTGCGATTCCTTCGCGCTATCCCTGGTCGATCCTGGCAGTGAGCGATTGAACACTGTCTACTCCAGCAGTGACCAGCCCGATCAGGACAACCATACCCTGGATGATGCAGTGGCGCAGGCGATTGCTGGCGGACAATCGCTGTGCATCACGGGTGGCGGTCGAGACACGCGCCTGCTGATCGTCATGCGGCGTGGCGACCGGATATTGGGCGTGATGTCGGTGCACGTGCGCGCGACCTGCGTGTATTCAGCCAGTGACCTTGAGATGCTTGATCAAGTGGCGACGACGGCTGCTATTGCGATTGAGAATGCGCGTCTTTTTGAAGACGCACGGCGTGAAGCGGACGTGCGCACCCGTCTGTACGAAGCGAGTCAACGTCTCGGCACCCTGTTCGATCTGAACCAGATCTACGACGAGATCTATCGCGCCACGATATCGCTGGTTCCGTGCGATGGCTTTCTGATTGCGCTCAAGATGGGTGAGCAGGGTCCAGCGGGGGTTATCTACTGCGTCGGGCGCGCATACAGCAAAGCGTGCGCCGATCTGGCGAACCGCGCAATTACGAACCGGGAATCGTTGCGCTGTGACCATGATGAATGCGGCAGCAGCGTGCTCGTTGCCGTCATGCGGCGCGGCGGGCGGGTCATCGGTGCAATTCTCGTTCGTGCGTCTCGACCATATGCGTATACTGACGCCGACTGCAGCGCACTCGAACTGCTTGGGGCGACGGCGGCGATTGCCATCAACAATGCGCACCTGTTCGCCGAAGCGCGTCGCCATGCAACCATTGATGAACTGACCGGCGTCTGGAATCGACGTACCTTCTTCGAGAATGTCAGACGCGAGTTTCAACGCAGTCAACGCACGTTGCATCCGCTGGCAATCCTCATGATCGATGTTGATCATTTCAAGTCGGTCAACGACACCTACGGGCACGCAGCCGGTGATCAGGTGTTGCGTGGCGTGGCAGAACGTTGCCGCAATCAGTTGCGCGTGATTGACATTATCGGTCGCTACGGCGGCGAAGAATTTGCGGTGGCGCTCCCTGAAACCGACATCCACGCCGCCGGACAGATCGCCGAGCGCCTGCGCATCGCCGTTGAGCGTGCTCCATTTGTGACCGATTACGGATCGATTTCGCTCACGATCAGTGTCGGCGCAGCAGTCTATCATCCCGATGATCACGTCACGCTTGATGCCGTCATTGATCGCGCTGATCGGGCATTGTATATCGCCAAGCGCAGCGGTCGCAATAGTGTTCGTGTCTGGTCATATCCGGCGACGACGGTGACTGACGGATAA